A single genomic interval of Mycolicibacterium holsaticum DSM 44478 = JCM 12374 harbors:
- a CDS encoding YceD family protein translates to MATHANAAAHRESRTPLVIDISRLGRRPGSMLTLSETVSCPSRIGLDLIGIDKGAPLELDLRIESVSEGVLVTGTVSGPTSGQCARCLTPVTGDVEIELTELFAYPDSATDETTDADEVARVGRSRGADTIDLEQPIIDAVGLALPFTPLCDTECLGLCPQCGVALATAEPGHHHDLIDPRWAKLAGMLDEDAGE, encoded by the coding sequence ATGGCGACGCATGCGAACGCGGCGGCGCACCGAGAGTCGCGAACGCCGCTAGTCATTGACATCTCCCGGCTCGGCCGGCGGCCCGGCTCCATGTTGACGCTCTCCGAGACCGTGTCTTGCCCGTCGCGCATCGGGCTCGACCTGATCGGAATCGACAAGGGTGCGCCGCTGGAACTGGACCTTCGGATCGAATCCGTTTCGGAGGGGGTACTGGTCACCGGCACGGTGTCCGGCCCGACGTCGGGTCAGTGCGCGCGCTGCCTGACCCCGGTCACCGGCGACGTCGAGATCGAACTCACCGAGCTGTTCGCCTATCCGGACAGCGCGACCGACGAGACCACCGACGCCGACGAGGTCGCCCGCGTCGGTCGCTCCCGTGGTGCCGACACCATCGACCTGGAGCAGCCGATCATCGACGCCGTCGGGCTGGCGCTGCCGTTCACGCCGCTGTGCGACACCGAGTGCCTGGGCCTGTGCCCGCAGTGCGGTGTGGCGCTGGCGACCGCCGAACCCGGACACCACCACGACCTCATCGATCCGCGGTGGGCCAAGCTTGCAGGCATGTTGGACGAGGACGCCGGTGAGTGA
- the ftsY gene encoding signal recognition particle-docking protein FtsY has product MTEGLWIAIAVIAVLLVAALIVGLVRYRRRRIRLSSADTATALDRSGGYTASSGFTFSTGSATAEPVERIDTTGLPGVGDDAAVPRDAPKRSIADVRLPEPEAEVAEPAPPVEEAPPPVEEPVAPAVPEVEEIAPPEGRLERLRGRLAKSQNALGRGMLGLLGGGDLDEDSWEAVEDTLLIADLGPVVTESVVTALRSRMASAGVRTEADARAVLREVLIEQLQPDLDRSIRALPHADKPSVLLVVGVNGTGKTTTVGKLARVLVADGRRVVLGAADTFRAAAADQLQAWASRVGAQVVRGAEGADPASVAFDAVDAGIASGADVVVIDTAGRLHTKTGLMDELGKVKRVVSRRTQVDEVLLVLDATIGQNGLPQARVFAEVVDITGVALTKLDGTAKGGIVFRVQQELGVPVKLVGLGEGPDDLAPFEPAAFVDALLG; this is encoded by the coding sequence GTGACAGAAGGTTTGTGGATCGCGATCGCGGTCATCGCCGTCCTGCTGGTTGCCGCGCTGATCGTCGGATTGGTGCGCTACCGGCGGCGACGGATCAGGTTGTCGTCCGCAGACACCGCCACGGCCCTGGACCGCTCGGGTGGCTACACCGCGTCGTCGGGGTTCACGTTCTCGACGGGTTCGGCGACCGCCGAGCCCGTCGAACGGATCGACACCACCGGGCTGCCCGGCGTCGGCGACGACGCCGCGGTGCCGCGCGATGCGCCGAAACGCTCGATCGCCGACGTGCGACTTCCCGAGCCCGAGGCGGAGGTCGCCGAGCCCGCGCCACCCGTGGAAGAAGCGCCGCCACCTGTCGAGGAGCCGGTCGCGCCGGCGGTGCCCGAAGTCGAGGAGATCGCCCCTCCGGAAGGCCGGCTGGAGCGGCTGCGCGGGCGGCTGGCCAAGTCGCAGAACGCGCTCGGCCGCGGCATGCTCGGCCTGCTCGGCGGCGGTGACCTGGACGAGGACTCCTGGGAGGCTGTCGAGGACACGCTGCTGATCGCTGATCTCGGCCCCGTCGTCACCGAATCGGTCGTGACCGCCCTGCGCTCGCGGATGGCCAGCGCAGGTGTGCGCACCGAAGCCGACGCCCGCGCGGTGCTGCGCGAGGTGCTCATCGAACAACTGCAACCCGACCTGGACCGCTCGATCCGGGCGCTGCCGCACGCCGACAAGCCCTCGGTGCTGCTGGTCGTCGGGGTCAACGGCACCGGTAAGACCACCACGGTGGGCAAGCTTGCGCGGGTGCTGGTGGCCGACGGCCGACGCGTCGTGCTGGGGGCGGCCGACACGTTCCGCGCCGCGGCGGCCGACCAGCTGCAGGCGTGGGCGTCACGGGTGGGTGCGCAGGTGGTGCGCGGCGCCGAGGGCGCCGACCCGGCGTCGGTGGCGTTTGACGCCGTCGACGCGGGCATCGCATCCGGCGCCGATGTCGTCGTCATCGACACCGCCGGCCGCCTGCACACCAAGACCGGCCTGATGGACGAACTCGGCAAGGTCAAACGGGTGGTGAGCCGCCGCACCCAGGTCGACGAGGTGCTGCTGGTGCTCGACGCCACGATCGGCCAGAACGGGCTGCCGCAGGCCCGGGTATTCGCCGAAGTCGTCGACATCACCGGGGTGGCGCTGACCAAGCTCGACGGCACCGCCAAGGGCGGCATCGTCTTCCGGGTGCAGCAGGAACTCGGCGTACCGGTCAAGCTCGTCGGTCTGGGCGAAGGCCCCGACGACCTTGCGCCGTTCGAGCCCGCGGCGTTCGTCGACGCGCTGCTGGGCTGA
- the rnc gene encoding ribonuclease III, with translation MSDRAALLAALGVKLPDDLLTMALTHRSYSYEHGGLPTNERLEFLGDAVLGLTITEELYHRHPDRPEGDLAKLRASIVNTQALADVGRRLSDSGLGHYLLLGKGEENSGGANKASILADGVESLLGAIYVEHGIDVAREVILRLFGQLLDTAPTLGAGLDWKSSLQELTAARGMGAPSYVVSSTGPDHDKEFTAAVVVADTEYGKGVGRTKKEAELKAAAAAWNALTAASDVDA, from the coding sequence GTGAGTGACCGGGCGGCGCTGCTGGCGGCGCTCGGGGTGAAGCTGCCCGACGACCTGCTCACGATGGCGTTGACGCACCGCAGCTACTCCTATGAGCACGGCGGGCTGCCCACCAACGAACGCCTGGAGTTTCTCGGCGATGCGGTGCTCGGGCTGACCATCACCGAGGAGCTCTACCATCGCCATCCCGACCGCCCCGAAGGCGATCTGGCCAAGCTGCGGGCCAGCATCGTCAACACTCAGGCGCTCGCCGACGTCGGCCGCCGCCTGTCCGACAGCGGGTTGGGCCACTACCTGCTGCTCGGTAAGGGGGAGGAGAACTCCGGCGGCGCGAACAAGGCCAGCATCCTGGCCGACGGCGTCGAATCCCTGCTCGGCGCAATCTATGTCGAGCACGGCATCGATGTCGCCCGCGAGGTGATCCTGCGGTTGTTCGGCCAGCTCCTGGACACCGCGCCGACGTTGGGCGCCGGCTTGGACTGGAAGAGCAGCCTGCAGGAGTTGACCGCGGCGCGCGGCATGGGCGCGCCGTCATACGTGGTGTCGTCCACGGGCCCCGACCACGACAAGGAATTCACCGCGGCGGTGGTCGTGGCCGACACCGAGTACGGCAAGGGCGTCGGCCGCACCAAGAAGGAAGCCGAACTCAAAGCGGCGGCGGCGGCGTGGAATGCGCTGACCGCCGCTTCTGATGTAGATGCCTGA
- the mutM gene encoding DNA-formamidopyrimidine glycosylase: MPELPEVEVVRRGLAAHVVDKTVTAVRVHHPRAVRRHEAGPADLTGRLLGTRIVGTGRRGKYMWLTLDDGSALVVHLGMSGQMLLGALPDERHLRIAALLDDGTALSFVDQRTFGGWLLTDMVTVDGSDVPLSVAHLASDPLDPLFDRDSVVEVLRRKHSEIKRQLLDQTVVSGIGNIYADEALWRARVNGARLASALTRRQLAGVLDAAAEVMAEALDQGGTSFDSLYVNVNGESGYFERSLDAYGREGQPCRRCGAVMRREKFMNRSSFYCPKCQPRPRVSRGNPRGAR; encoded by the coding sequence ATGCCTGAGCTGCCCGAAGTCGAGGTCGTGCGGCGGGGGTTGGCAGCACACGTCGTCGACAAGACCGTCACCGCGGTGCGCGTGCATCACCCGCGCGCGGTGCGTCGGCACGAGGCGGGCCCCGCCGACCTGACCGGGCGCCTGCTCGGGACGCGGATCGTCGGCACCGGCCGCCGCGGCAAGTACATGTGGCTGACGTTGGACGACGGCTCGGCGCTGGTGGTGCACCTGGGGATGAGCGGACAGATGCTGCTGGGCGCGCTGCCCGACGAGCGGCACCTGCGCATCGCGGCGCTGCTCGACGACGGCACCGCGCTGAGCTTCGTGGATCAGCGCACGTTCGGTGGGTGGTTGCTCACCGACATGGTCACCGTCGACGGCAGCGACGTACCGCTGTCCGTCGCCCACCTGGCCAGTGATCCGCTGGACCCGTTGTTCGACCGCGACAGCGTCGTTGAGGTGTTGCGGCGCAAGCACTCTGAGATCAAGCGTCAGCTGCTGGACCAGACCGTGGTCTCGGGGATCGGCAACATCTACGCCGACGAGGCGCTGTGGCGGGCGCGGGTCAACGGCGCCCGGCTGGCGTCGGCGCTGACCCGTCGCCAGCTGGCCGGGGTGCTCGACGCGGCGGCCGAGGTGATGGCCGAGGCGCTGGATCAGGGCGGCACGTCGTTTGACTCGCTGTATGTCAACGTCAACGGCGAGTCCGGCTACTTCGAACGGTCGCTGGACGCCTACGGCCGCGAGGGCCAGCCGTGCCGGCGCTGCGGTGCGGTGATGCGCCGCGAGAAGTTCATGAACCGCTCGTCGTTCTACTGCCCGAAATGCCAACCCCGCCCGCGGGTCTCACGCGGAAACCCGCGAGGTGCACGTTAG
- a CDS encoding acylphosphatase codes for MQELAEVRLTAWVHGRVQGVGFRWWTRSRALELGLTGFASNRPDGRVQVVAQGARDACEKLLELLQSGKTPGRVDNVVADWSEVRDSLEGFTER; via the coding sequence ATGCAGGAGTTAGCTGAGGTACGGCTGACGGCGTGGGTGCACGGCCGCGTTCAAGGGGTCGGCTTCCGGTGGTGGACCAGATCGCGCGCGCTGGAGCTCGGGCTGACCGGATTCGCGTCCAACAGGCCCGACGGCCGTGTCCAGGTGGTCGCCCAGGGCGCGCGCGACGCCTGCGAAAAGCTCCTTGAGCTGCTGCAAAGCGGCAAAACGCCCGGTCGGGTGGACAACGTGGTGGCCGACTGGTCAGAAGTTCGCGACTCGCTAGAAGGGTTCACCGAGCGATAG
- the smc gene encoding chromosome segregation protein SMC: MHLKSLTLKGFKSFASPTTLRFEPGITCVVGPNGSGKSNVVDALTWVMGEQGAKTLRGGKMEDVIFAGTSSRPPLGRAEVTVTIDNSDNSLPIEYSEVSITRRMFRDGGSEYEINGSGCRLMDVQELLSDSGIGREMHVIVGQGKLSEILESRPEDRRAFIEEAAGVLKHRKRKEKAVRKLDAMSANLARLTDLTTELRRQLKPLGRQAEMARRAQTIQADLRDARLRLAADDLVTRRAEFENTNQAETTLRHEHDELSTRLEAKTVELAAHESAVESLSERANAAQQTWFSLSALAERVSATVRIASERAQYLDTEPETSTGPDPDELDAQADQVAADERRLLEELEESRATLEEARSELAEREQVAAEAERAHMAAARAEADRREGVARLAGQVDTMRTRVESIGETVARLTAGIDGAATRAQQTQAEFETVQARVGELDAGEVGLDEQHDRSVAALRLADERVTELQAAERGAERQVASLRARIEALSVGLSRKDGAAWLQENRSDAGLLGSVAKLLKVRDGYEAAVAAVLGAAADAVAAENTSAARAAVAALKESDAGHAAIVLSDWHSHVPAPSGALPYGAHWAVELVEAPPRLQGAITAMLANVAVVADLSAALDLVTSRPELRAVSADGDLVGAGWVSGGSDRKPSTLEIASEVDKARAELAEAEKQVGELSAALAGALAEQAARRDSAEQALAALNESDAAISAIYEQLGRLGQDARAADDEWQRLIKQRDELETNRSRTVEELAGLEERLHNAQQEPMFDAEPVNRQETVAAAEAARAVEVEARLAVRTAEERANAVRGKADSLRRAAAAEREARVRAQRAREARAHAAKVAAAVAESARLVAQRLSSVVAVASRARDAVAEERQHRSTALAKTRDEVNELTARINGLTDALHRDEVAKAQAALRIEQLEEHVLEQFGMASADLIAEYGPDVPLPPTELEMAEYEQARERGEQVTAPAPMPFDRPTQERRAKKAERELGELGRVNPLALEEFAALEERYNFLSTQLEDVKAARKDLLDVIEDVDERILQVFTEAYTDVEREFEQVFSTLFPGGEGRLLLTNPDDMLTTGIEVEARPPGKKIKRLSLLSGGEKSLTAVAMLVAIFRARPSPFYVMDEVEAALDDVNLRRLLGLFEQLRSQSQLIVITHQKPTMEIADALYGVTMRDDGITQVISQRMRGQELLASTN, translated from the coding sequence GTGCACCTCAAGAGTCTGACGCTGAAGGGCTTCAAGTCCTTTGCTTCACCTACGACTCTGCGATTCGAACCGGGCATCACGTGCGTGGTGGGCCCCAACGGGTCGGGCAAATCCAACGTCGTCGACGCGCTGACCTGGGTGATGGGCGAACAGGGCGCCAAGACGTTGCGTGGCGGCAAGATGGAGGACGTCATCTTCGCCGGCACGTCCTCACGCCCGCCGCTGGGCCGCGCCGAGGTCACCGTGACGATCGACAACTCCGACAACTCGCTGCCGATCGAGTACTCCGAGGTGTCGATCACCCGACGGATGTTCCGCGACGGCGGAAGCGAATACGAGATCAACGGCAGCGGTTGCCGCTTGATGGACGTGCAGGAACTGCTGTCGGACTCGGGCATCGGCCGCGAGATGCACGTCATCGTCGGGCAGGGCAAGCTCTCCGAGATCCTCGAATCACGCCCGGAGGACCGGCGCGCGTTCATCGAGGAGGCCGCCGGTGTGCTCAAACACCGCAAGCGCAAGGAGAAGGCGGTCCGCAAGCTCGACGCGATGTCGGCCAACCTGGCCCGGCTGACCGACCTGACCACCGAACTGCGCCGCCAGCTCAAACCGCTGGGCAGGCAGGCCGAGATGGCCCGGCGCGCCCAGACCATCCAGGCCGATCTGCGCGACGCGCGGCTGCGGCTGGCCGCCGACGACCTGGTCACCCGCCGCGCCGAGTTCGAGAACACCAACCAGGCCGAGACGACGCTGCGCCACGAGCACGACGAGCTGAGCACCCGGCTGGAGGCCAAGACCGTCGAGCTGGCCGCCCACGAGTCGGCCGTCGAGAGCCTGTCCGAACGGGCGAACGCCGCCCAGCAGACGTGGTTCTCGCTGTCGGCGCTGGCCGAACGGGTCAGCGCGACGGTGCGCATCGCCAGCGAGCGCGCGCAGTACCTCGACACCGAGCCCGAGACCTCCACCGGCCCCGACCCCGACGAGCTGGACGCGCAGGCCGACCAGGTCGCCGCGGACGAGCGCCGGCTGCTCGAGGAACTCGAGGAGTCCCGGGCGACGCTGGAGGAAGCCCGCAGCGAACTCGCCGAGCGCGAACAGGTGGCCGCAGAGGCCGAACGGGCGCACATGGCCGCCGCGCGCGCCGAGGCCGACCGCCGCGAGGGGGTGGCCCGGCTGGCCGGCCAGGTCGACACCATGCGCACCCGCGTCGAGTCGATCGGCGAGACCGTCGCCAGGCTCACCGCGGGCATCGACGGGGCGGCCACCCGCGCCCAGCAGACCCAGGCCGAATTCGAGACCGTCCAAGCCCGCGTCGGTGAACTCGACGCGGGTGAGGTGGGGCTGGACGAACAGCATGACCGCAGCGTGGCCGCGCTGCGCCTGGCCGACGAACGTGTCACCGAACTGCAGGCCGCCGAACGCGGCGCCGAACGCCAGGTGGCGTCGCTGAGGGCCCGCATCGAAGCGCTGTCGGTAGGGCTGTCCCGCAAGGACGGTGCGGCGTGGCTACAGGAAAACCGCAGTGACGCAGGGCTTCTCGGGTCTGTAGCCAAACTGCTCAAGGTCCGTGACGGCTACGAGGCGGCGGTCGCCGCGGTGCTCGGGGCAGCGGCGGACGCCGTCGCCGCCGAAAACACCAGTGCCGCCCGGGCGGCCGTCGCCGCGCTCAAGGAATCCGATGCCGGGCACGCGGCGATCGTGCTCAGCGACTGGCACTCCCACGTCCCGGCGCCCAGCGGGGCGCTGCCCTACGGCGCGCACTGGGCCGTCGAGCTCGTCGAGGCACCGCCGCGGCTGCAGGGCGCCATCACCGCGATGCTGGCCAATGTGGCCGTGGTGGCCGACCTGTCCGCGGCGCTCGACCTCGTCACCTCCCGGCCGGAGCTGCGGGCGGTCAGCGCGGACGGCGATCTCGTCGGCGCCGGGTGGGTCAGCGGCGGTTCGGATCGCAAACCCAGCACGCTGGAGATCGCTTCGGAGGTCGACAAGGCCCGCGCCGAACTGGCCGAGGCCGAGAAGCAGGTGGGCGAGCTGTCGGCAGCGCTGGCCGGTGCGCTGGCCGAGCAGGCGGCCCGCCGCGACTCCGCCGAGCAGGCGCTGGCCGCGCTCAACGAGTCCGACGCGGCGATCTCGGCGATCTACGAGCAGCTGGGCCGCCTCGGCCAGGACGCCCGCGCCGCCGACGACGAGTGGCAGCGGCTGATCAAGCAGCGCGACGAGCTGGAGACCAACCGGTCACGCACCGTCGAGGAACTCGCCGGGCTCGAAGAGCGCCTGCACAACGCCCAGCAGGAGCCGATGTTCGACGCCGAGCCGGTCAACCGGCAGGAGACGGTGGCGGCCGCCGAGGCTGCGCGGGCCGTCGAGGTCGAGGCGCGCCTGGCCGTGCGCACAGCCGAAGAACGCGCCAATGCCGTTCGGGGCAAAGCTGATTCGCTGCGCCGAGCGGCGGCCGCCGAGCGGGAGGCTCGGGTGCGCGCCCAGCGTGCCCGGGAAGCGCGCGCCCATGCGGCCAAGGTCGCTGCGGCAGTCGCCGAATCGGCACGCCTTGTCGCGCAACGGCTCAGCTCCGTGGTGGCGGTGGCCTCCCGGGCGCGTGACGCGGTAGCCGAGGAACGCCAGCACCGCTCGACGGCGTTGGCCAAGACCCGCGACGAGGTCAACGAGCTCACCGCCAGAATCAACGGGCTGACCGACGCGCTGCACCGCGACGAGGTCGCCAAAGCCCAAGCGGCGCTGCGAATCGAGCAGCTCGAAGAGCACGTCCTCGAACAGTTCGGCATGGCCAGCGCCGACCTCATCGCCGAGTACGGGCCCGATGTGCCGTTGCCGCCGACCGAGCTGGAGATGGCCGAATACGAGCAGGCCCGTGAACGTGGCGAGCAGGTCACCGCACCCGCGCCGATGCCGTTCGACCGGCCCACCCAGGAGCGGCGGGCGAAGAAGGCCGAACGTGAGCTGGGCGAGCTGGGCCGGGTCAACCCGCTGGCGTTGGAGGAGTTCGCGGCGCTCGAGGAGCGCTACAACTTCCTGTCCACCCAACTCGAGGACGTCAAGGCCGCGCGCAAGGACCTGCTCGACGTCATCGAGGACGTCGACGAACGCATCCTGCAGGTGTTCACCGAGGCCTACACCGACGTGGAACGCGAGTTCGAGCAAGTGTTTTCGACGCTGTTCCCCGGCGGTGAGGGCAGGCTGCTGCTGACCAACCCCGACGACATGCTGACCACCGGCATCGAGGTCGAGGCCCGCCCGCCGGGCAAGAAGATCAAGCGGCTGTCGCTGCTGTCCGGCGGCGAGAAGTCGCTGACCGCCGTGGCGATGCTGGTGGCGATCTTCCGGGCCAGGCCCTCACCGTTCTATGTGATGGACGAGGTCGAGGCGGCCCTCGACGACGTGAACCTGCGCAGGCTGCTCGGGCTGTTCGAGCAGCTGCGGTCGCAGTCGCAGCTCATCGTCATCACCCACCAGAAGCCGACGATGGAGATCGCCGACGCGCTGTACGGCGTCACGATGCGCGACGACGGCATCACCCAGGTGATCAGCCAGCGGATGCGCGGCCAGGAGCTGCTCGCCAGCACCAATTAG
- the sepIVA gene encoding cell division protein SepIVA gives MYRVFEALDELGAIVEEARGVPMTAGCVVPRGDVLELIDDIKDAIPGELDDAQDVLDARDGLLREAKEHSDSMVATASAEADSMINHSRAEADRLLADAKAQADRMVAEARQHSERMVGEAREEATRIAATAKREYEASTGRAKTEADRLIENGNLAYEKAVQEGIKEQQRLVSQTEIVQTATAEATRLIDSAHAEADRLRGECDIYVDNKLAEFEDFLNGTLRSVGRGRHQLRTAAGTHDYAAR, from the coding sequence GTGTACCGAGTTTTTGAAGCGCTCGATGAGCTGGGCGCCATTGTCGAAGAAGCCCGCGGCGTGCCGATGACCGCCGGTTGCGTGGTGCCCCGCGGCGATGTCCTCGAGTTGATCGACGACATCAAGGACGCGATCCCGGGCGAACTCGACGACGCGCAGGACGTCCTCGACGCGCGCGACGGCTTGCTGCGGGAGGCCAAGGAGCATTCCGACTCGATGGTTGCCACGGCCTCCGCCGAGGCCGACTCGATGATCAACCACTCCCGCGCGGAGGCCGACCGGTTGCTCGCCGACGCCAAGGCCCAGGCCGACCGGATGGTCGCCGAGGCCCGCCAGCACAGCGAGCGCATGGTCGGTGAAGCCCGCGAAGAGGCCACCCGCATCGCGGCCACCGCCAAGCGCGAGTACGAGGCCAGCACCGGCCGGGCCAAGACCGAGGCCGACCGCCTGATCGAAAACGGGAACCTCGCCTACGAGAAGGCCGTGCAGGAAGGCATCAAGGAACAGCAGCGGCTGGTGTCGCAGACCGAGATCGTGCAGACGGCCACTGCCGAGGCCACCCGCCTCATCGACTCCGCGCACGCCGAGGCCGATCGGCTACGTGGCGAATGCGACATCTATGTCGACAACAAGCTCGCCGAGTTCGAGGACTTCCTCAACGGCACCCTGCGCTCGGTGGGGCGCGGTCGCCATCAGCTGCGCACCGCCGCGGGCACCCACGACTACGCAGCGCGTTAG
- a CDS encoding ammonium transporter — protein sequence MLLALPDDAFAPFGPGGLSSGDTAWVLTAAALVLFMTPGLAFFYGGLSRQKSVLNMMMMSFGSIGVVSVIYVLWGYSMSFASAHTGQSDILGVFDNPFALFGLSPLLETKEVGADTLFVLGGFGTVPAIVWAGFQLTFAVITVALISGAVAERMKFGTWLVFGAIWVTLVYFPLSHMVWGGGLLSGAENSIASWLFGYDAEAGAANVAPIDFAGGTVVHINAGMAALVLAVLLGKRKGFGKMAYRPHNIPFVMLGAAILWFGWFGFNVGSEGAADMLAGQVWVNTTAATAAAMLGWLIIERIRDGKPTSVGAASGIVAGLVAITPACGALTPIGSLVLGVVAGALSSLAVSLKYKFGYDDSLDVVGVHLVAGLWGTIGIGLLGAETGLLYGGGIKQLVVQAVIALSAVVFTGIMTAIIAFIVKPMGWRVSAENEETGIDETEHAETAYEFA from the coding sequence GTGCTTCTAGCCTTACCAGACGACGCGTTCGCGCCTTTCGGTCCCGGCGGACTGAGTTCCGGCGACACCGCATGGGTGCTCACCGCTGCTGCGCTGGTGTTGTTCATGACACCTGGGCTGGCGTTCTTCTACGGCGGATTATCCCGGCAGAAGTCCGTCCTCAACATGATGATGATGTCGTTCGGATCCATCGGCGTCGTCAGCGTCATCTACGTGCTGTGGGGCTACTCGATGTCGTTCGCCTCCGCGCACACCGGCCAAAGTGACATTCTGGGTGTCTTCGACAACCCGTTCGCGCTGTTCGGGCTCAGCCCGCTGCTGGAAACCAAAGAAGTCGGTGCCGACACCCTTTTCGTGCTTGGTGGGTTCGGCACGGTGCCGGCGATCGTCTGGGCCGGCTTTCAACTCACGTTCGCCGTGATCACCGTCGCGTTGATCAGCGGCGCGGTGGCCGAACGGATGAAGTTCGGGACATGGCTGGTGTTCGGCGCGATCTGGGTGACGCTGGTGTACTTCCCACTGTCCCACATGGTTTGGGGTGGCGGCCTGCTGTCGGGCGCGGAAAACAGCATTGCCTCATGGCTGTTCGGCTATGACGCGGAGGCGGGTGCGGCCAACGTGGCACCCATCGACTTCGCCGGCGGCACCGTGGTGCACATCAACGCCGGTATGGCCGCGCTGGTGCTGGCCGTGCTGCTGGGCAAACGAAAAGGCTTCGGCAAGATGGCCTACCGTCCGCACAACATCCCGTTCGTGATGCTCGGCGCCGCGATCTTGTGGTTCGGGTGGTTCGGCTTCAACGTGGGCTCCGAAGGGGCGGCGGACATGCTCGCCGGCCAGGTGTGGGTGAACACCACCGCCGCCACCGCAGCGGCGATGCTGGGCTGGTTGATCATCGAACGCATCCGGGACGGCAAGCCGACCAGCGTGGGTGCCGCCTCCGGCATCGTCGCGGGCCTCGTGGCGATCACCCCGGCGTGCGGGGCGCTCACGCCGATCGGGTCGCTGGTCCTCGGCGTCGTCGCCGGCGCGCTGTCGTCGCTGGCGGTCAGCCTGAAGTACAAGTTCGGCTACGACGATTCGCTCGACGTCGTCGGCGTACACCTCGTCGCAGGCCTCTGGGGCACCATCGGCATCGGCCTGCTCGGCGCCGAAACGGGCCTGCTCTACGGCGGCGGTATCAAACAGTTGGTGGTGCAGGCGGTTATCGCACTGTCCGCGGTGGTGTTCACTGGCATCATGACGGCGATCATCGCGTTCATCGTCAAGCCCATGGGGTGGCGGGTGAGCGCCGAGAACGAGGAAACTGGTATCGATGAGACCGAACACGCTGAAACGGCTTACGAGTTCGCCTGA
- a CDS encoding OsmC family protein: MTELWVERTGVRQYVGRSSRGAQVLVGNEDVDGVFTPGELMKIALAACSGMASDAPLRRRLGDEYPATIRVSGAADREQERYPLLDEHMELDLSGLSEGDRARVLTVVERAIDQVCTVGRTLKAGAEVTFEVRDAGVS, translated from the coding sequence GTGACGGAACTGTGGGTGGAGCGCACCGGTGTGCGCCAATACGTCGGGCGCAGTTCACGCGGCGCGCAGGTGCTCGTCGGCAACGAGGACGTCGACGGCGTCTTCACCCCCGGCGAGCTGATGAAGATCGCGCTGGCGGCCTGCAGCGGGATGGCCAGCGACGCGCCGCTGCGCCGGCGGCTCGGCGACGAGTATCCGGCCACGATCCGGGTGTCCGGGGCGGCCGACCGCGAGCAGGAGCGCTATCCGCTGTTGGACGAACATATGGAGCTCGACTTGTCCGGCCTGTCCGAAGGCGACAGAGCGCGGGTACTCACGGTCGTCGAGCGCGCCATCGATCAGGTCTGCACGGTCGGCCGCACGCTCAAAGCCGGGGCTGAAGTGACGTTTGAGGTTCGTGATGCAGGAGTTAGCTGA
- a CDS encoding hemerythrin domain-containing protein: MVQTFVQSTDDVVRFLTDQHNLIKDLFEEVLSASDDKARETAFVELRQLLAVHETAEEMVVHPRARHEIADGDAIVDARLEEEHDAKEQLSALENMDIGSKEFLDALLRFRDDVLHHAEQEEHQEFNKLGRELDADDLERMVKAVQAAQAIAPTRPHAGVESATANFAVGPFVSMLDRARDVISAVLR, encoded by the coding sequence ATGGTGCAAACCTTTGTCCAGTCCACCGACGATGTCGTGAGGTTCCTGACCGATCAGCACAACCTGATCAAGGATCTGTTCGAAGAGGTACTCAGCGCCTCCGACGACAAAGCCCGCGAGACCGCGTTCGTCGAACTGCGCCAACTGCTTGCGGTGCACGAGACCGCCGAGGAGATGGTGGTGCACCCCCGCGCGCGCCACGAGATCGCCGACGGCGACGCGATCGTCGACGCCCGCCTCGAGGAGGAACACGACGCCAAGGAACAGCTCTCGGCGCTGGAGAACATGGACATCGGGTCCAAGGAGTTCCTCGACGCGCTCCTGCGGTTCCGCGACGACGTGCTGCACCACGCCGAGCAGGAAGAACACCAGGAGTTCAACAAGCTCGGGCGTGAGCTCGACGCCGACGACCTCGAGCGCATGGTCAAGGCCGTGCAGGCCGCCCAGGCCATCGCGCCGACCCGCCCGCACGCCGGGGTGGAGTCGGCCACGGCCAACTTTGCCGTCGGCCCGTTCGTGTCGATGCTCGACCGGGCGCGCGACGTCATCTCGGCTGTCCTGCGATAG